The following coding sequences are from one Microbacterium sp. SORGH_AS_0969 window:
- the menC gene encoding o-succinylbenzoate synthase — MPLTRPASPVTLDAVELRVLHLPLVSPFTTSFGTETVREVIVVTAETSDGVGWGEVVTMAEPLYSSEYTASAWDVLSRYLAPALLERRTLAPEEVPGILQPFVGHRMAKAGLELAVIDAALRAEGRSLGQYLGAEKTRVPAGVSVGIQSDPAELVDVVGGYLDEGYVRIKIKIKPGRDIADTAAVRGTFADIPLQVDANSAYTLQDADTLAELDRFDLLLIEQPLQEDDLVDHAQLAKKLRTPVCLDESIVSAKAAADALTLGSAAIVNIKAGRVGGYLEAVAVHDLCRAAGIPVWCGGMLETGIGRAANAALAALPGFTLPGDISASARFYTRDIVTEPAVIEDGHVRVPTGPGLGVEIDRTALDAVTVRRERLTR, encoded by the coding sequence ATGCCCCTCACCCGCCCCGCCTCGCCCGTGACCCTGGATGCCGTGGAGCTCCGCGTCCTGCACCTGCCCCTCGTGTCGCCGTTCACGACGTCGTTCGGCACCGAGACCGTGCGCGAGGTGATCGTCGTCACGGCGGAGACGTCGGACGGCGTGGGGTGGGGAGAGGTCGTGACGATGGCCGAGCCGCTGTACTCGAGCGAGTACACGGCCAGCGCGTGGGATGTGCTGAGCCGCTATCTCGCGCCGGCCCTGCTCGAGCGCCGGACGCTCGCGCCCGAGGAGGTCCCCGGCATCCTGCAGCCTTTCGTCGGGCATCGCATGGCCAAGGCGGGCCTCGAGCTCGCGGTGATCGACGCCGCGCTGCGCGCCGAGGGGCGGAGCCTCGGCCAGTACCTCGGGGCCGAGAAGACCCGCGTGCCCGCGGGAGTCTCGGTCGGCATCCAGAGCGATCCCGCCGAGCTGGTCGACGTCGTGGGCGGATACCTCGACGAGGGGTACGTCCGCATCAAGATCAAGATCAAGCCCGGGCGCGACATCGCCGACACCGCCGCCGTCCGCGGGACCTTCGCCGATATCCCGTTGCAGGTCGACGCCAACTCGGCGTACACGCTTCAGGATGCCGACACCCTCGCCGAACTGGACCGCTTCGACCTCCTGCTCATCGAGCAGCCGCTGCAGGAAGACGACCTCGTCGACCACGCGCAGCTCGCGAAGAAGCTGCGGACGCCCGTGTGCCTCGACGAGTCGATCGTCTCGGCGAAGGCGGCCGCCGACGCCCTGACGCTCGGGTCCGCGGCGATCGTCAACATCAAGGCGGGTCGCGTGGGCGGCTACCTCGAGGCCGTGGCGGTGCACGACCTGTGCCGCGCGGCCGGGATCCCCGTGTGGTGCGGCGGCATGCTCGAGACGGGGATCGGCCGCGCGGCCAACGCCGCTCTCGCCGCCCTGCCCGGCTTCACGCTGCCGGGCGACATCTCGGCATCCGCCCGCTTCTACACGCGCGACATCGTCACCGAACCCGCCGTGATCGAGGACGGGCACGTTCGCGTGCCCACCGGACCCGGCCTCGGCGTCGAGATCGACCGGACTGCTCTCGACGCCGTGACCGTGCGACGCGAGCGCCTCACGCGCTGA
- a CDS encoding SDR family oxidoreductase → MSDDFTPRHAIVTGSDSGIGAATALALADAGIDVAVTYHSDKDGAEETAAAVRARGSRAIVAQFDATDFDSVPDAVNAMADELGGLDVFVNNAGGGIGGSFLDLDFDTWRTDISLNLDGAFLALHTAARRMVEARTGGRLIVVSSVHEHQPRVGSAPYVAAKHGVGGLIKTMALELGQYGITANAVAPGEIATPINDMSAEDAERTHRPGIPLGRPGKPEEIADVIRFLASPSGSYVTGASWVVDGGMLQMGPQAGSHMDSDAWRSAGEK, encoded by the coding sequence ATGAGCGACGACTTCACCCCCCGCCACGCGATCGTCACCGGCTCCGACTCGGGCATCGGCGCGGCCACCGCCCTCGCCCTCGCCGACGCCGGGATCGACGTCGCCGTCACCTACCACTCCGACAAGGACGGCGCGGAAGAGACCGCCGCCGCCGTGCGCGCGCGCGGATCGCGCGCGATCGTCGCCCAGTTCGATGCGACCGATTTCGATTCGGTCCCGGATGCCGTGAACGCCATGGCCGACGAGCTCGGCGGCCTCGACGTCTTCGTCAACAACGCCGGCGGCGGCATCGGGGGCTCGTTCCTCGACCTCGACTTCGACACGTGGCGCACCGACATCTCGCTCAACCTCGACGGCGCGTTCCTCGCCCTGCACACGGCCGCACGCCGCATGGTGGAGGCGCGCACGGGCGGCCGGCTCATCGTCGTGTCGAGCGTGCACGAGCACCAGCCGCGCGTCGGCTCGGCCCCCTACGTCGCGGCGAAGCACGGTGTCGGCGGCCTCATCAAGACGATGGCCCTCGAGCTCGGGCAGTACGGCATCACCGCCAACGCCGTCGCCCCGGGAGAGATCGCGACCCCCATCAACGACATGTCGGCGGAGGATGCCGAACGCACCCACCGTCCCGGTATCCCGCTCGGACGCCCGGGCAAGCCCGAGGAGATCGCCGACGTGATCCGCTTCCTGGCGTCTCCCTCGGGCTCGTACGTCACGGGCGCGAGCTGGGTCGTCGACGGCGGGATGCTGCAGATGGGCCCGCAGGCGGGCTCGCACATGGATTCGGACGCCTGGCGTTCGGCCGGAGAGAAGTGA
- a CDS encoding glycine--tRNA ligase: MAEQSRLDKVIALARHRGFVFQAGEIYGGSRSAWDYGPLGTELKENIRRQWWQTFVRGRGDMVGLDSSIILPKRVWEASGHVATFTDPLVECLHCHKRFRADNLIEDFEARKGRKAENGLADVPCPNCGTKGQYTEPKSFSGLVKTYLGVVDDESGLYFLRPETAQGIFVNFSNVLTASRRKPPFGVGQVGKAFRNEITPGNFIFRTREFEQMEIEYFTPPAEAHEWFEHWVEACWNWFIDLGIDPENMKRFDVPEDDRAHYSAGTIDVEYRFGFPGKEWGELMGVANRTDYDLKSHSEASGQSLTFFDQASGEKYTPYVIEPSFGLTRAMMAFLVDSYREEEVPNAKGGTDTRTVLKLDPRLAPVKVAVLPLSRNERLSPLAREVADTLRAAGWNIDFDDAGAIGRRYRRQDEIGTPYCVTVDFDSLDDNAVTVRDRDTMGQERIGLDALHGYLAERLRGA, translated from the coding sequence GTGGCCGAACAGTCCCGCCTCGACAAGGTCATCGCCCTCGCCCGCCACCGCGGGTTCGTGTTCCAGGCCGGTGAGATCTACGGCGGTTCGCGCTCGGCGTGGGACTACGGCCCCCTCGGCACCGAGCTGAAAGAGAACATCCGTCGCCAGTGGTGGCAGACGTTCGTCCGCGGGCGCGGCGACATGGTGGGCCTCGACTCGAGCATCATCCTGCCCAAGCGGGTGTGGGAGGCGTCCGGCCACGTCGCGACCTTCACCGACCCGCTGGTGGAGTGCCTGCACTGCCACAAGCGCTTCCGCGCCGACAACCTCATCGAGGACTTCGAGGCCCGCAAGGGCCGTAAGGCCGAGAACGGCCTCGCCGACGTCCCGTGCCCGAACTGCGGCACGAAGGGCCAGTACACCGAGCCGAAGTCGTTCTCGGGCCTGGTCAAGACCTACCTCGGCGTCGTCGACGACGAGTCGGGCCTGTACTTCCTGCGTCCCGAGACCGCGCAGGGCATCTTCGTGAACTTCTCGAACGTGCTCACGGCATCCCGTCGCAAGCCCCCGTTCGGCGTCGGCCAGGTCGGCAAGGCGTTCCGCAACGAGATCACGCCCGGAAACTTCATCTTCCGCACGCGCGAGTTCGAGCAGATGGAGATCGAGTACTTCACGCCTCCGGCCGAGGCGCACGAGTGGTTCGAGCACTGGGTCGAGGCGTGCTGGAACTGGTTCATCGACCTCGGAATCGACCCCGAGAACATGAAGCGTTTCGACGTCCCCGAGGACGATCGCGCGCACTACTCCGCCGGCACGATCGACGTCGAGTACCGCTTCGGCTTCCCGGGCAAGGAGTGGGGCGAGCTCATGGGCGTCGCCAACCGCACCGACTACGACCTCAAGAGCCACTCCGAGGCGTCGGGCCAGTCGCTCACGTTCTTCGACCAGGCGTCGGGCGAGAAGTACACCCCGTACGTCATCGAGCCGTCGTTCGGTCTGACCCGCGCGATGATGGCGTTCCTCGTCGACTCCTACCGCGAAGAAGAGGTTCCGAACGCCAAGGGCGGCACCGACACCCGCACGGTGCTGAAGCTCGACCCGCGCCTCGCTCCCGTCAAGGTCGCCGTGCTGCCGCTCTCGCGCAACGAGCGTCTGTCGCCGCTGGCCCGCGAGGTCGCCGACACGCTGCGCGCGGCCGGGTGGAACATCGACTTCGACGACGCCGGTGCCATCGGCCGTCGCTATCGCCGTCAGGACGAGATCGGCACCCCGTACTGCGTCACCGTCGACTTCGACTCGCTCGACGACAACGCCGTGACCGTGCGCGACCGCGACACGATGGGCCAGGAGCGCATCGGCCTCGACGCGCTCCACGGCTACCTCGCCGAACGGCTGCGCGGAGCCTGA